A stretch of DNA from Candidatus Neomarinimicrobiota bacterium:
ATAAGAAAAGACGGTAACTTGTCAGGACCGATGTAATGAAGGGAGCTATGGTTTTATGAAAGAATTTATCAATATTATCTCAGACCCGCCGATTCTTTTCACGCTGCTGGTGATACTGCTCGCCTTAAGTCTCAAGTATCCACGAGTTTTCTGGTCGGTGAAATCTATGGTGATAGTTGGCGTCACCTCTGTTCTCTTTTTCGTGCTAAGCTTGACGGATGAAAACTTCAGGCTTATCGTGACAAAGCCGGACAACATACCTATAGTCGGGCTTATCTTTATAGTCCTCTTTTTCACATGGGTTGCGATGTACCAGGCGGTGCGAAACGATAAACGCATAGAGGAAGGCAAGCCGGTATCGGAAGCGGAAGTCGATCCAAAGAGGGTGATAGTCTGGCCCGATCTTGTATATATAGAGCTTATAGCGCTATCTCTCGTGCTCATTCTTCTTATCGGTTGGTCGGTGTTCGTGCAGGCGCCGTTAGAGCAGCCTGCGAATCCGGCGAACTCTCCCAACCCCTCGAAAGCTCCCTGGTATTTTCTCGGCTTGCAGGAGCTGCTCGTCTATTTCGATCCATGGATAGCCGGAGTTCTTCTGCCGGGTCTCGCTGTAGTGGGGTTGATAGCTATTCCGTACATAGACAAAAACAAGAAGGGAAACGGGTATTATTCCTTCGCCGAAAGGAAGATGGCGATTTCCATTTTCCTCTTCGGGTGGTTGTTACTTTGGATTTTGTTAATAGTCATAGGCACCTTTTTAAGAGGACCGAACTGGAACTTTTTCGGGCCTTATGAGTATTGGGACGTCCATAAACTCGAGCCCTTAGTAAACATCAACCTTTCCGAGATAATCTACATTAAGTGGTTCGGAACAGGACTTCCGGGCAACTGGTTCCTCAGAGAGATCTTCGGTATCGGATTGATTTTAGTTTATTTTTTTGTAACGCCTGTGATTCTGACCAAAAAATGGTTTGGCAGTCTTTATGAGAAACTGGGAATCGGCAGGTACGCTATTTTTATTTCACTGCTGCTGCTTATGATCAGTTTTCCGATAAAAATGTATCTGAGATGGTTGTTCAACTTGAAGTATCTTGTCGCTATACCTGAGTTTTTCTTCAATATTTAGAGAGGAGTCAGTGCTTGGCTAAACTAAAAGACGACGCTCAATACCTTTATAATGTTCCACGCCTGAATATAATTTTCGCCCTGACGAGCGTAGCTCTTATGATTTCTGTTTTTGTGATGGTAGCCGATGACTATATCAGGGAGTGGCGAGACTATCAACGCGAATTCCGCCAGATCGAAATAGAAAAAACCGAAGCAGAACTGGCTATGAACATCGCCGCGATTGATACGACAGAGTTGAAGGAATTAGAGGAAAGGATCAGCATTGCAAAAGATCAGGTAGCTGAAAAAGAAGACGAAATTAAACCTACAAAATTGGCGCTAAGATTGTTGGAGGTAGAAAGATATAAAATAGATCAGAAAAATCGTTTCGCCAAATCCGAGTACGATGCGGTCAAATACAGATATGAAATTCGGATGGAAAAGAATCTCGAAGAAGAAGCCGCTGAGTACAGGGAACTCATGAATGAACTAAACTCTGATATGGACACTTATTCGTCTCAACTCGAAATTAACTCACTTGAGATATCCAACGCTAAGTCTATAATCGACAGCATCTCCGCTGAGTCAAAAAGCGCAGAAGATGAATTAGCCGAGCTTATGGGAGATGTAAAAAAAGCTGAGCTCCTTCTCGCCCAAATAGGTCCGAGTTTCGCCAACGACTATTTCCGGAATATGCCGATGCTGGACTTTATCAACCCGTCTGAAAAAGTGATACAGGTTGTAATTCCGGACCTCCATGAGGATTTGAATTTTCTTACGGTTCCTCGAGTCGATAGATGCCAGACTTGCCATCTCGCTATCGATAAATCCGGTTTTGAGGAAGCTGCCCAGCCATACAGAACACATCCGGAGCTTGATCTGTACGTGGATAAAAACTCTCCCCATCCTCTATCCGATTTCGGCTGTACCGCCTGTCATGGAGGACTTGGTAGAAGTGTGACGTTTACGGATACTCATCACACGCCTAAAGACGACGAACAGAAAAAAGAGTGGATAGAAAAGTACGGATGGAAAGAGCCGCATTACTGGGATTTTCCGATGTATCGGGCGAACTTGATCGAAGCGTCATGCTTTAAATGCCACAATAAACAGGCAGAAGTAGTGGGAGCGGAAGTATTAAACGCAGGTGTCAATCTGATAAAAAGACTCGGTTGCTTTGGTTGTCACAAAATTGATGGGTTCAATGATTTGAGGAAAGTAGGACCCGACCTGCGCAAGCTCTCTTCTAAGGTCTCAAAAGAGTGGACTTATAAATGGGTTAAGAATCCCAAGCATTTTCAAAGTAAAACGAGAATGCCGAAATTTTTCGGATTGCTGAATACAAGCACTGATGAAGATCTGATTTCGAATGACGTTCAGGTTCTGGCAATTGTCGATTATCTGTTCGCGAATTCTGAGACGGAAAACTACAGTCGAGTGCCGGGACGGGGAAACGCCGGGAGAGGAAAGTGGCTGGTTGAGAACCTGGGTTGTTTCGGATGTCACAAATTAGGCGATACGGACGATATGGATAACGATGGGCTCGTCAGCAGACGTGAATTCGGACCGAATCTTGACGGTTTGGGAAGCAAAGTGAATGAACGATGGCTCTTCAACTGGCTGAAAGACCCGAAAAAATATTTCCCCGATACAGTTATGCCTCGTATGAGATTAACGGATAGAGAAGCTGCTGATATCACGGCGCACCTTATATCATTGAACAACACGGAATACGACCAGTCTCCTCCTCCAGCGGAAAACGCAGATGTGCTTGACGATTTGACGCACGAATATCTGAAGAGAAATATGATGCGCTCAGAGGCGGATGACAAACTCACTTCAATGACCGCTGATGAAAAATCTGAGTTTCTCGGAAGGAGGTTGATTGGCAGGTACGGTTGTTTCGGATGTCATGAAATTTCAGGTTTTGAGGACGCCCAGCTGATAGGAACGGAACTGACGGAAGAGGGTTCAAAACTCGTTACGAGGTTTGATTTCGGTCTTGTTGACATCGAGCATCGCAAAGAAGAATGGATTTTCAATAAGCTCAAGACTCCGCGGCTGTTCGACCAGGGTAAGGTCAAAAACTTCGACGAAAAGCTCAAAATGCCTAATTTCGGCTTCTCGGACGATGAAGCAAATGCTGTTCTTACGGCGATCATGGGCTTTACCAAAGAGAATATCGCTTCCACGAAGATGAGAAATCTCGACAGTCACGAGCTCAAGGTTCACGAAGGATTAAAACTGATTCAGGAACGCAACTGCCGGGGTTGCCACGTGATAGATGGTTTGGGAGGTTCAATAACGTCCGTTTTGAACGAAATTTTGATGAGAGAAGGATACACGGAGGAAGAAGCCGTAGCGTTTTCTCCGCCTTCACTGGACGGCGAGGGAGAAAAGGTTCAGCCTGACTGGCTCTTTAGATTCGTAAAAGAACCGACGGAAATCCGTCCCTGGATGAAAGTAAGGATGCCGACTTTCTACCTGTCTGACGAGGATGCCCTGACTATCGAGCAGTATTTCACTCATGCTTCGAAACAGAAGTTTCC
This window harbors:
- a CDS encoding cytochrome C, which produces MVIVGVTSVLFFVLSLTDENFRLIVTKPDNIPIVGLIFIVLFFTWVAMYQAVRNDKRIEEGKPVSEAEVDPKRVIVWPDLVYIELIALSLVLILLIGWSVFVQAPLEQPANPANSPNPSKAPWYFLGLQELLVYFDPWIAGVLLPGLAVVGLIAIPYIDKNKKGNGYYSFAERKMAISIFLFGWLLLWILLIVIGTFLRGPNWNFFGPYEYWDVHKLEPLVNINLSEIIYIKWFGTGLPGNWFLREIFGIGLILVYFFVTPVILTKKWFGSLYEKLGIGRYAIFISLLLLMISFPIKMYLRWLFNLKYLVAIPEFFFNI
- a CDS encoding c-type cytochrome; this translates as MAKLKDDAQYLYNVPRLNIIFALTSVALMISVFVMVADDYIREWRDYQREFRQIEIEKTEAELAMNIAAIDTTELKELEERISIAKDQVAEKEDEIKPTKLALRLLEVERYKIDQKNRFAKSEYDAVKYRYEIRMEKNLEEEAAEYRELMNELNSDMDTYSSQLEINSLEISNAKSIIDSISAESKSAEDELAELMGDVKKAELLLAQIGPSFANDYFRNMPMLDFINPSEKVIQVVIPDLHEDLNFLTVPRVDRCQTCHLAIDKSGFEEAAQPYRTHPELDLYVDKNSPHPLSDFGCTACHGGLGRSVTFTDTHHTPKDDEQKKEWIEKYGWKEPHYWDFPMYRANLIEASCFKCHNKQAEVVGAEVLNAGVNLIKRLGCFGCHKIDGFNDLRKVGPDLRKLSSKVSKEWTYKWVKNPKHFQSKTRMPKFFGLLNTSTDEDLISNDVQVLAIVDYLFANSETENYSRVPGRGNAGRGKWLVENLGCFGCHKLGDTDDMDNDGLVSRREFGPNLDGLGSKVNERWLFNWLKDPKKYFPDTVMPRMRLTDREAADITAHLISLNNTEYDQSPPPAENADVLDDLTHEYLKRNMMRSEADDKLTSMTADEKSEFLGRRLIGRYGCFGCHEISGFEDAQLIGTELTEEGSKLVTRFDFGLVDIEHRKEEWIFNKLKTPRLFDQGKVKNFDEKLKMPNFGFSDDEANAVLTAIMGFTKENIASTKMRNLDSHELKVHEGLKLIQERNCRGCHVIDGLGGSITSVLNEILMREGYTEEEAVAFSPPSLDGEGEKVQPDWLFRFVKEPTEIRPWMKVRMPTFYLSDEDALTIEQYFTHASKQKFPYRYLDKEPLRGSTLRAARLLVSADYFACFSCHQQGAKKPEGPITDWAPDLALAKARLRPEWIPKWLRNPSLIQPGTKMPTFFDPEYYDESGPDDILDGDEDKQIEVITDYILQLGG